In a genomic window of Helianthus annuus cultivar XRQ/B chromosome 10, HanXRQr2.0-SUNRISE, whole genome shotgun sequence:
- the LOC110881649 gene encoding clathrin light chain 2-like, translating into MEQRMRDKCLKTERTWILYTLLLRPRIKRTHFLFCRQWTSSAGNGPLLPDPLHMRAAFHEWRRQNAIYLEDKEKEEKERRNQVIAEADEFKRAFTDKRKKNIKNNTALNIEREKLYLKNQEKFHKEADKQYWKVIAELISREVANIDKRRAKKEKEEEEEKKPGIVVIQGPKPGKPTDLSRMRQLCMKLKQNPPPHMIPPETDTKDQSSKLNPEEAKPNA; encoded by the exons ATGGAGCAGCGTAtgagagacaaatgtctgaaaaCTGAACGAACATG GATTCTCTACACCCTCCTCCTTCGACCCCGAATCAAACGGACCCATTTTCTCTTCTGCCGGCAATGGACCTCTTCTGCCGGCAATGGACCTCTTCTGCCTGATCCTCTTCATATGCGCGCTGCGTTTCACGAGTGGCGTCG CCAGAATGCCATTTATCTTGAAGACAAGGAAAAGGAGGAGAAGGAACGGAGGAATCAAGTAATTGCAGAAGCTGATGAATTTAAACGAGCGTTCACAGACAAACGGAAAAAGAACATAAAAAACAACACGGCTCTCAACATAGAACGCGAGAAG TTGTACTTGAAGAATCAAGAGAAGTTTCACAAGGAAGCAGATAAACAGTATTGGAAAGTAATTGCAGAGCTGATATCACGTGAGGTCGCCAACATCGATAAGAGGAGAGcaaagaaggagaaagaagaagaagaagaaaagaaacccGGGATTGTTGTCATTCAGGGTCCAAAACCCGGGAAACCTACCGATCTCTCAAGAATGAGACAACTTTGTATGAAACTGAAGCAAAATCCTCCCCCACACATGATACCACCAGAAACAGACACAAAAGATCAATCTTCCAAGCTGAATCCAGAAGAAGCTAAACCAAAtgcataa